In one Thioclava sp. ES.031 genomic region, the following are encoded:
- a CDS encoding MFS transporter: MNFQIRDINGPDARPTAAEPVSPRERVRPEAAPVKVAEVTQNEVTEAEPPETEVTPQPAAPAEPDHSTPKRLVYASAAVFVALSQSLATGFVSANLPQLAGDLHATTNHTYWVMAAFMAPRASMPLMLIRIRDQFGLRRFAEVGIVCFVLAMVLNLWVDDLHSAVIVAFLSGCAAAPLSSLGFLYMLEAVPVAQRMKIAIPGVLTMIMVGRPLARVLLPDLTANASWHAVSLFQMGMALVALALIFALPLTPRPLQKVLKPLDSVSFTLLAVGFGAFTSVFMFGALDYWTQAEWLGVALAAAIVMVAGAVLIEMQRPNPLIDFHWLLSPQILHLAGTLLVFRILLAEQNAGAVGFLRTMGLQPGQEQLLFGIIALSMLAATGVLMLTNSGARAPLFHGIALVLIAAGAWMDSQSTALTRPEQMYLSQAMIGFAGILFLPPAMAKGLGAAFAKGPHYLLSFVVLFLATQSIGGVIGSGLFRSLVVDRTAYHMAQLSPQISPDNPILSQTLARSAASLGSQTADAGARAGAALSSVAATVRQQAAILAYDDAFRAVFWLALAALAGLIAHVALRQSWPLPHLRLTPSTPVSTS; this comes from the coding sequence ATGAATTTCCAGATTCGCGACATCAACGGCCCGGATGCGCGTCCGACGGCCGCCGAACCGGTATCGCCGCGCGAGCGCGTGCGGCCCGAGGCGGCTCCGGTCAAAGTGGCCGAGGTCACGCAAAACGAGGTCACAGAGGCAGAGCCTCCCGAGACAGAGGTCACGCCCCAGCCCGCCGCGCCTGCGGAGCCTGACCATTCCACGCCCAAGCGGCTCGTCTATGCCAGCGCCGCCGTCTTCGTGGCACTGTCGCAATCGCTGGCCACCGGCTTTGTCTCGGCCAACCTGCCGCAGCTTGCGGGGGATCTTCACGCCACCACGAACCACACCTATTGGGTGATGGCGGCTTTCATGGCGCCGCGCGCGTCGATGCCACTGATGCTGATCCGCATCCGCGACCAGTTCGGCCTGCGCCGCTTCGCCGAGGTCGGGATCGTCTGCTTCGTGCTGGCGATGGTGCTGAACCTCTGGGTCGACGATCTGCATTCCGCGGTCATCGTGGCCTTCCTGAGCGGGTGCGCCGCGGCTCCGCTGTCGAGCTTGGGCTTTCTCTACATGCTGGAGGCGGTGCCGGTCGCGCAGCGCATGAAGATCGCGATTCCCGGTGTTTTGACGATGATCATGGTGGGTCGTCCCTTGGCGCGAGTGCTGCTGCCCGACCTCACCGCGAATGCCAGCTGGCACGCGGTGAGCCTGTTCCAGATGGGCATGGCGCTGGTGGCCCTTGCGCTCATTTTTGCGCTGCCGCTGACGCCGCGCCCTCTGCAAAAGGTGCTCAAGCCGCTCGATTCTGTCTCTTTCACGCTGCTCGCGGTTGGTTTTGGCGCGTTCACCAGCGTCTTCATGTTCGGCGCGCTCGATTACTGGACGCAGGCCGAGTGGCTTGGCGTGGCGCTTGCGGCGGCGATCGTGATGGTCGCGGGCGCGGTGCTGATCGAGATGCAGCGGCCCAATCCGCTGATCGATTTTCACTGGCTGCTGAGCCCGCAGATCCTGCATCTGGCCGGCACGCTGCTGGTCTTCCGCATCTTGCTGGCCGAGCAGAACGCGGGCGCGGTCGGTTTCCTGCGCACGATGGGGCTGCAGCCCGGGCAAGAGCAGCTGCTGTTCGGGATCATCGCGCTGTCGATGCTGGCCGCGACGGGCGTGCTGATGCTGACCAATAGCGGGGCGCGTGCGCCGCTGTTCCACGGCATCGCGCTGGTTCTGATCGCGGCCGGGGCGTGGATGGATTCGCAATCGACCGCGCTCACCCGGCCCGAGCAGATGTATCTCAGCCAGGCGATGATCGGCTTCGCGGGGATCCTGTTCCTGCCGCCTGCGATGGCGAAAGGGTTGGGAGCCGCCTTCGCGAAGGGCCCGCATTACCTGCTGAGCTTCGTCGTGCTGTTTCTGGCCACGCAATCCATTGGTGGGGTCATCGGGTCGGGGCTGTTCCGCTCGTTGGTGGTCGACCGCACCGCCTATCATATGGCGCAGCTTTCGCCGCAGATCTCGCCCGACAACCCCATTTTGAGCCAGACCCTCGCGCGAAGCGCCGCATCGCTTGGCAGCCAGACCGCAGATGCGGGCGCAAGGGCCGGGGCCGCGCTGTCCTCGGTTGCCGCCACGGTGCGGCAGCAGGCGGCCATCCTCGCCTATGACGACGCGTTCCGCGCGGTGTTCTGGCTCGCGCTGGCGGCGCTCGCCGGGCTGATCGCCCATGTCGCCCTGCGCCAAAGCTGGCCCCTCCCGCACCTGCGCCTCACGCCCTCCACCCCTGTTTCCACGAGTTGA
- a CDS encoding MarR family winged helix-turn-helix transcriptional regulator, with translation MSDRAAVKSAPTEAARRDRAELTRTMMLTARSVRAMFDAQARDMGLTFARAQAILAISRDEGLKQTQLAETLAIETPTLNRTLDGLEKLGFVERRADPDDKRVRQIFLTEHARANASEIETFVEALRAKLYDGIDADEVARARKAMERMQANLERMRGQ, from the coding sequence ATGTCCGACCGTGCCGCCGTTAAATCCGCTCCCACCGAAGCCGCCCGCCGCGACCGTGCCGAGTTGACCCGCACGATGATGCTGACGGCGCGGTCTGTGCGCGCGATGTTCGACGCGCAGGCACGCGATATGGGCCTGACCTTTGCGCGTGCGCAGGCGATACTGGCGATCTCGCGCGACGAGGGACTGAAGCAGACTCAACTGGCCGAGACATTGGCGATCGAGACGCCGACGCTGAACCGGACTCTCGACGGGCTGGAGAAGCTCGGTTTCGTGGAGCGTCGCGCCGATCCCGACGACAAACGCGTCCGCCAGATTTTCCTCACCGAACATGCCCGCGCAAATGCCTCCGAGATCGAGACCTTCGTCGAGGCGCTGCGCGCGAAACTCTACGACGGTATCGACGCTGACGAGGTCGCCCGCGCCCGCAAGGCGATGGAGCGGATGCAGGCCAATCTCGAGAGGATGCGCGGCCAATGA
- a CDS encoding YeiH family protein, producing the protein MPHHSTLACSLSRPRLALRAFAPGLALSAAVAALAALGGAAERALFGAEWLEPLVLAILIGAVVRSLWTPPARFDAGIRFSAKTVLEIAIVLLGASVSAQTLLSVGPGLLGGIVAVVALMVPAAYLLGRALRLPARMALLIACGNGICGNSAIAAVAPVIDADSDDVSAAIAFTAVLGVAVVLLLPVVGHVAGMSVHGYGILSGITVYAVPQVLAAAAPMGGAAIQLGTLVKLVRVLMLGPITVVLSLLAPHLPTDGRSAGPEGRLRRGLMPPLFILGFLGMIVLRSAGALPEAALAPMGQGASILTVIAMAALGLGVDARAVAAAGPRVIATVTLSLVMLVGAGLGLVTLLAA; encoded by the coding sequence GTGCCGCACCATTCGACCCTTGCCTGCAGCCTTTCCCGCCCGCGGCTTGCGCTTCGCGCCTTCGCGCCGGGGCTTGCGCTAAGCGCCGCTGTCGCCGCGCTCGCGGCCTTGGGGGGCGCGGCGGAGCGCGCGCTGTTCGGGGCGGAATGGCTGGAGCCGCTGGTGCTGGCGATCCTCATCGGTGCGGTGGTGCGCTCCCTCTGGACACCGCCTGCGCGCTTCGATGCCGGTATCCGATTTTCCGCCAAGACGGTGCTGGAGATCGCGATCGTCTTGCTTGGCGCCTCGGTGAGCGCCCAGACGCTTCTGTCGGTCGGGCCGGGCCTTCTGGGCGGCATCGTCGCGGTGGTCGCGCTGATGGTGCCCGCGGCCTACCTGCTGGGGCGGGCCCTGCGCCTGCCAGCCCGCATGGCGCTTCTGATCGCTTGCGGCAACGGCATCTGCGGCAATTCCGCCATCGCCGCCGTCGCGCCGGTGATCGACGCCGATAGCGACGATGTCAGCGCCGCAATCGCCTTTACCGCCGTGTTGGGCGTCGCGGTGGTTCTGCTGCTGCCGGTGGTCGGCCACGTGGCGGGGATGAGCGTGCATGGCTATGGCATCCTGTCGGGGATCACGGTCTACGCGGTGCCGCAGGTTCTGGCCGCCGCAGCGCCGATGGGGGGCGCGGCGATCCAGCTTGGCACGCTTGTGAAGCTGGTGCGCGTCTTGATGCTGGGGCCGATCACGGTGGTTCTGTCGCTTCTCGCGCCGCATCTGCCGACCGATGGGCGCTCTGCCGGGCCGGAAGGGCGGTTGCGGCGCGGGCTGATGCCGCCGCTCTTCATTCTCGGGTTCCTCGGGATGATCGTGCTGCGCTCTGCCGGGGCGCTGCCGGAGGCTGCGCTTGCGCCGATGGGGCAGGGGGCGTCCATCCTGACGGTGATCGCGATGGCGGCGCTGGGGCTTGGCGTCGATGCGCGGGCGGTGGCGGCCGCCGGGCCGCGTGTGATCGCGACGGTGACGCTGTCGCTGGTCATGCTGGTGGGCGCAGGTCTCGGTCTTGTGACCTTGCTCGCCGCCTGA
- a CDS encoding LysR substrate-binding domain-containing protein — MTPEQLRVFIAVAEEQHMTRAAARLNMTQSTASAAIAALEARHEIALFDRIGRGISLTEEGRAFLPEARAVLARFAEAEAMLAETRGLERGHIRLIASQTIAGYWLPPYLAAFRQTRPGIEVTLEIGNTQEAAERLRAGLHDLALVEGDVEDAKLERVQIGADRLMLVSAAPPPGKLDARALSAASWVLREPGSGTRSTAEAALADLGVAPHALSKALVLPSNEAVLSAVEAGAGITILSAHVVARSLSLGTVQDWDLHLAPRPFYALRHRDHHVSHATRDLLARIDQSQLDDLTQTE; from the coding sequence ATGACCCCCGAACAACTCCGCGTTTTCATCGCGGTGGCGGAAGAGCAGCACATGACCCGCGCCGCGGCCCGGCTGAACATGACGCAATCGACGGCCTCCGCCGCCATCGCGGCGCTCGAGGCGCGGCATGAGATCGCGCTGTTCGACCGGATCGGGCGGGGGATTTCGCTGACCGAGGAAGGCCGCGCCTTTCTGCCAGAGGCGCGCGCGGTGCTGGCACGGTTTGCCGAGGCGGAGGCGATGCTTGCCGAGACCCGCGGACTCGAACGCGGGCATATCCGCCTGATCGCCAGCCAGACCATCGCGGGCTACTGGCTGCCGCCCTACCTCGCCGCTTTCCGGCAAACCCGCCCGGGGATCGAGGTGACGCTGGAAATCGGCAACACGCAGGAGGCGGCAGAGCGTCTGCGCGCCGGCCTGCACGATCTTGCGCTGGTCGAGGGCGATGTCGAGGATGCGAAACTGGAGCGGGTCCAGATCGGGGCGGATCGGCTCATGCTGGTCAGCGCCGCGCCGCCCCCCGGCAAGCTGGATGCGCGCGCACTGAGCGCGGCGAGCTGGGTGCTGCGCGAGCCGGGCTCTGGCACGCGCTCTACCGCGGAAGCGGCCCTTGCCGATCTTGGCGTTGCGCCGCACGCGCTCTCAAAGGCGCTGGTCCTGCCCTCGAACGAGGCGGTGCTGAGCGCGGTCGAGGCAGGGGCCGGGATCACCATTCTCTCGGCCCATGTCGTCGCGCGGTCACTGAGCCTTGGAACGGTTCAGGACTGGGATTTGCACCTCGCGCCGCGGCCCTTCTATGCGCTGCGTCACCGCGACCACCATGTCAGCCACGCCACGCGCGACCTGCTGGCACGGATCGATCAGTCCCAGCTGGACGACCTCACTCAGACGGAATGA
- a CDS encoding response regulator, translating to MKSMATLTKKAPSEVLLVEDEAVVALDLQFMLEDLGMEVWGPCATVRAGLDLVRERLPGAAILDVMLADGEVYELADRLHEAGVPLLFHSGHAEASQLRERYPGAAVCPKPALPSEIESKLANWFIPSE from the coding sequence ATGAAATCGATGGCGACGCTGACTAAGAAAGCACCGAGCGAGGTGCTCCTTGTGGAAGATGAAGCCGTCGTCGCGCTTGATCTACAGTTCATGCTTGAGGATCTCGGGATGGAGGTCTGGGGCCCCTGCGCCACCGTGCGCGCGGGTCTGGATCTGGTCCGCGAGCGTCTGCCGGGCGCTGCGATCCTCGACGTGATGCTGGCCGATGGCGAGGTCTACGAACTGGCCGATCGGCTCCATGAGGCGGGCGTGCCGCTCCTGTTCCATTCCGGCCATGCCGAGGCTTCGCAGCTGCGCGAGCGGTATCCCGGCGCGGCGGTCTGCCCGAAGCCCGCGCTTCCCTCGGAGATCGAGTCGAAGCTCGCGAATTGGTTCATTCCGTCTGAGTGA
- a CDS encoding CheR family methyltransferase has protein sequence MSAPEDLYVVGIGASAGGLEALRDLLEPARVDDPSAYVVVQHLDPNHESLLAELLGRSTSLEVLQAEDGAKLEAGHVYTIPPGYGLEVENGRLKLSEFAQPRGLRRPIDDFFVSLGQDLGRRSVCVILSGTGTDGSVGLRAVKEHGGFCIAQDATARYDSMPNSAVATGMVDVVSAPSDVIARITEFRNVDPDQVNTAPPVSGTLDEICAALNRLTGHDFSQYKRSTLERRIQRRMQVVGILHPREYLERLEREEDEPLALLGDLLINVTRFFRDSAHFEALNETAIKPMVEKAEDGGALRIWVPGCSSGEEAYTLAMLIDRAIHASGKEIDFQIFATDIDERMLAIAREGRYPVSVLLDLPEVYRDFYTIGREGNFQITAALRDRVRFSPHSLIKDPPFSRLDLVSCRNLLIYFGEKLQARALPIFHYALNPGGVLFLGPSETIGRHEELFDPIDGAMRIFRSIGPRSPYPTELPMRSDPHARLAPIRPKTTDRRTKDWNTTLASNRILDLYAPATLNVDRDGAILAATGRLGKYLEIDPSETGQGYAQSLARAGLREALSAVIRESAELGTRKIVRDVEVISETGRQHVDVLADPLSDDTLLIIFRDRGPFEALDEYDFDEIAPSESHVQVLEAELRATRNRLRTTVEELETANEELKSSNEEMMSMNEELQSTNEELATVNDELKTKVEELSTANADLRNIFDSKLHALVTVDRKLRLRNFTDGASEMIRLRGSDRGRPLDDIQNLLDTPEVMIELINVVLEGELPRPRRVKSTELGKVWSLSATPYLNSRGDVEGATLVFTDITEALRLETELTLKGERLQLALEIAQIGIWSIIEPNGEVEVDEAVAAFFELEAAGTYPIARFFERVAEHDRARVEQAVREAREAGSELEVDYELNLPSGTKRHLRATGRMMGEGKGHRLLGLSVDITADEEAAQMRELMLREMNHRVKNLFSIVSGMLRIAGRTAASPRELVEDVGQRINALARSHDLARTRTSGAAIPLREVIETTLAPYDDPSKFLIDGPEVDVPTHHLTALALIFHEWSTNAAKYGVLGQREGDLEITWSKETDDTVILSWNERYREALQLDTNKQGFGSTLVDISASQISARVDTRQTPESRCNRIIFAHEIDGDAD, from the coding sequence GTGAGCGCCCCTGAGGATCTATACGTTGTCGGCATCGGCGCCTCCGCTGGTGGGCTGGAAGCGCTTCGCGATCTGCTGGAGCCTGCGCGGGTGGACGACCCCAGCGCCTATGTCGTCGTTCAGCATCTCGATCCGAACCACGAGTCGCTTCTGGCGGAATTGCTCGGCCGGTCGACCTCGCTCGAAGTGCTGCAGGCCGAAGATGGCGCGAAGCTGGAGGCCGGGCATGTCTACACGATCCCGCCGGGCTACGGGCTGGAGGTCGAAAACGGGCGCCTGAAGCTTTCGGAATTCGCCCAGCCCCGCGGGCTGCGCCGTCCGATCGACGACTTCTTCGTATCGCTGGGGCAGGACCTCGGACGCCGCTCGGTCTGCGTGATCCTGTCGGGCACCGGCACGGATGGCTCTGTCGGGCTGCGCGCGGTGAAGGAACATGGTGGCTTCTGCATCGCACAGGATGCCACGGCGCGTTACGATTCCATGCCGAATTCGGCTGTCGCGACCGGGATGGTCGACGTGGTCAGCGCGCCTTCCGACGTGATCGCGCGGATCACCGAGTTCCGCAATGTCGATCCGGATCAGGTGAACACGGCGCCGCCGGTTTCCGGAACGCTGGATGAGATCTGCGCGGCGCTGAACCGTCTGACGGGGCATGACTTCTCGCAATACAAGCGCTCGACCCTAGAGCGTCGGATCCAGCGCCGGATGCAGGTCGTCGGCATTCTGCACCCGCGCGAATATCTCGAACGGCTCGAACGCGAGGAAGACGAGCCTCTGGCTCTGTTGGGCGATCTGCTGATCAACGTCACCCGCTTCTTCCGGGACAGCGCGCATTTCGAGGCGCTGAACGAGACGGCGATCAAGCCGATGGTCGAGAAAGCCGAAGATGGCGGCGCGCTGCGCATCTGGGTGCCGGGTTGTTCGAGCGGCGAGGAAGCCTACACGCTGGCGATGCTCATCGACCGGGCGATCCATGCGAGCGGCAAGGAGATCGATTTCCAGATCTTCGCCACCGATATCGACGAGCGGATGCTCGCGATCGCGCGCGAGGGGCGCTATCCGGTCTCGGTCCTGCTCGATCTGCCAGAGGTGTATCGCGATTTCTATACGATCGGGCGCGAGGGCAATTTCCAGATCACCGCCGCGCTGCGTGACCGGGTGCGCTTCTCGCCGCACTCGCTGATCAAGGACCCGCCGTTTTCGCGGCTCGACCTGGTGTCCTGCCGCAACCTGCTGATCTATTTCGGAGAGAAGTTGCAGGCACGGGCGCTGCCGATCTTCCACTATGCGCTCAATCCGGGCGGGGTGCTTTTCCTCGGCCCATCCGAGACGATCGGGCGGCATGAGGAACTTTTCGATCCCATAGACGGCGCGATGCGCATCTTCCGCAGCATAGGACCCCGGTCTCCTTATCCGACCGAACTGCCGATGCGCTCTGACCCTCATGCGCGACTTGCGCCAATCCGACCTAAGACGACCGATAGAAGAACCAAAGACTGGAACACGACCTTGGCCAGTAATCGAATCCTCGATCTTTATGCGCCCGCGACGCTGAACGTCGATCGCGATGGGGCGATCCTCGCCGCGACGGGGCGCTTGGGCAAGTATCTTGAGATCGACCCGTCCGAGACCGGGCAGGGCTATGCGCAATCGCTCGCGCGCGCGGGCCTGCGCGAGGCGCTCTCCGCGGTGATCCGCGAGTCGGCGGAGCTTGGTACGCGCAAAATCGTGCGCGATGTCGAGGTGATCTCGGAAACCGGGCGGCAGCATGTCGATGTGCTGGCCGATCCGCTCTCCGACGATACGCTGCTGATCATCTTCCGCGACCGGGGCCCGTTCGAAGCGCTGGACGAATATGATTTCGACGAGATCGCGCCGTCGGAAAGCCATGTGCAGGTTCTGGAAGCCGAGTTGCGCGCAACCCGCAACCGCCTGCGCACGACGGTCGAAGAGCTGGAGACCGCCAACGAAGAGCTGAAATCCTCGAATGAGGAAATGATGTCGATGAACGAGGAGTTGCAATCGACGAACGAAGAGCTCGCGACGGTCAATGACGAACTCAAGACCAAGGTCGAAGAGCTTTCGACTGCGAATGCCGATCTGCGCAACATCTTCGATTCCAAGCTGCATGCGCTGGTGACGGTCGATCGCAAACTGCGCCTGCGCAACTTCACCGATGGTGCGAGCGAGATGATCCGGCTGCGCGGCAGTGATCGTGGACGCCCGCTCGATGACATTCAGAACCTGCTCGACACGCCCGAGGTGATGATCGAATTGATCAATGTGGTCCTCGAGGGCGAGTTGCCGCGACCGCGCCGGGTCAAGTCCACCGAACTCGGCAAGGTCTGGTCGCTCTCCGCGACGCCGTATCTGAATTCGCGCGGCGACGTGGAAGGCGCGACGCTCGTCTTCACCGACATTACCGAGGCGCTGCGCCTCGAGACGGAACTGACGCTGAAGGGCGAGCGGTTGCAACTCGCACTGGAAATCGCGCAGATCGGAATCTGGTCGATCATCGAACCGAACGGAGAGGTCGAGGTCGACGAGGCCGTGGCGGCGTTCTTCGAACTCGAAGCGGCCGGCACCTATCCGATCGCGCGTTTCTTCGAACGTGTCGCAGAGCATGACCGTGCCCGCGTCGAACAGGCGGTGCGTGAGGCCCGCGAGGCTGGGTCCGAACTGGAAGTCGACTACGAGCTCAACCTCCCCTCCGGCACGAAGCGCCATCTGCGCGCGACCGGTCGGATGATGGGGGAAGGCAAGGGGCACCGCCTGCTGGGGCTCAGCGTCGACATCACCGCCGACGAAGAGGCGGCGCAGATGCGCGAGCTGATGCTGCGCGAGATGAACCACCGGGTGAAGAACCTGTTCTCCATCGTCTCGGGCATGCTGCGGATCGCAGGACGTACGGCGGCCAGCCCGCGCGAGCTGGTCGAGGATGTCGGTCAGCGGATCAACGCGCTTGCGCGCTCGCACGATCTGGCCCGCACCCGAACCTCTGGCGCGGCGATCCCGCTGCGCGAGGTGATCGAGACGACCTTGGCCCCTTATGACGACCCGTCGAAATTCCTGATCGACGGGCCGGAGGTCGATGTTCCGACGCATCACCTGACCGCGCTGGCGCTGATTTTCCACGAATGGAGCACGAATGCCGCGAAATATGGGGTTTTGGGGCAACGGGAGGGTGATCTTGAGATCACATGGTCGAAGGAAACTGACGACACCGTGATACTATCGTGGAACGAGCGGTACCGTGAAGCGTTACAGCTCGACACGAACAAACAGGGCTTCGGCTCGACGTTGGTCGATATTTCCGCCAGCCAGATCTCGGCGCGGGTCGACACGCGTCAGACACCGGAAAGCCGTTGCAACAGGATTATCTTCGCGCATGAAATCGATGGCGACGCTGACTAA
- a CDS encoding PAS domain-containing protein encodes MPVYTDYELPETLVSYCDKSNVALTIAAADREDVPLVYVNQAFLNLTGYSAKEVLGQNCRFLQAGAATEEERGAMREFIDDEEISAGRFRVTNSRANGETFQNFVFMTRLREPNGETRLFLGSQFDLTSAAERQNVKVDIAAHDESLLRNADDLAAMSRGFGLAMIGSAKVLSESLSTMATIIYREG; translated from the coding sequence ATGCCTGTTTACACTGATTACGAACTGCCGGAGACACTGGTAAGCTATTGCGACAAGTCGAATGTCGCGCTGACCATTGCCGCGGCCGATCGTGAGGATGTGCCGCTTGTCTACGTGAATCAGGCGTTTCTCAATCTGACCGGCTATTCCGCTAAAGAGGTGCTGGGGCAGAACTGCCGTTTCCTGCAGGCGGGTGCCGCGACCGAGGAAGAACGCGGTGCGATGCGGGAATTCATCGATGACGAGGAAATTTCCGCCGGCCGTTTTCGCGTCACCAACAGCCGCGCGAATGGCGAGACCTTCCAGAATTTCGTGTTCATGACGCGTCTGCGCGAACCCAATGGAGAGACGCGCTTGTTTCTCGGGTCGCAGTTCGACCTGACCTCCGCGGCGGAACGTCAGAACGTGAAGGTCGATATCGCCGCGCATGACGAGAGCCTGCTGCGCAATGCCGACGATCTCGCCGCGATGTCGCGCGGATTCGGTCTCGCGATGATCGGCTCTGCCAAGGTGCTGTCGGAGAGCCTCTCCACAATGGCCACGATTATCTACCGCGAGGGCTAA
- a CDS encoding DUF6324 family protein → MSIDKESDISANLQIGPTSLGMVRIYVEGEGVELPLDFDPDEAMEIAEELQAAAEAAREMSKGGKGKKR, encoded by the coding sequence ATGAGCATCGACAAGGAAAGCGACATCTCCGCGAATCTGCAAATCGGCCCGACCTCGCTCGGGATGGTGCGGATCTATGTCGAGGGCGAAGGCGTCGAGCTGCCGCTCGATTTCGATCCCGACGAGGCGATGGAAATCGCCGAAGAACTGCAGGCAGCCGCCGAAGCCGCGCGCGAAATGAGCAAGGGAGGCAAGGGCAAGAAGCGCTGA
- a CDS encoding MmcB family DNA repair protein: MTQIPLSELQPGQVLARGMARALSELGLDSLPEMVLRPRLRADLMAIDRKGEIWIVECKSSRADFTSDRKWDGYLDWCDRYFWAVDQDFPTDLLPEGTGLFIADGYGAEMIREAPLSKLAPARRKALTLDFARAAARRLQRLCDPGAIPPGF, translated from the coding sequence ATGACGCAGATTCCGCTTTCCGAACTTCAGCCGGGGCAGGTGCTCGCACGCGGCATGGCCCGCGCGCTGTCCGAGCTGGGGCTCGATAGTTTGCCGGAAATGGTGCTGCGCCCAAGGTTGCGCGCCGATCTGATGGCGATCGACCGGAAGGGCGAAATCTGGATCGTGGAGTGCAAGTCGAGCCGCGCCGATTTCACCTCGGATCGGAAATGGGACGGCTATCTGGACTGGTGCGACCGCTATTTCTGGGCGGTGGACCAGGATTTCCCCACGGATCTTCTGCCCGAGGGAACGGGGCTGTTCATCGCGGATGGCTACGGGGCCGAGATGATCCGCGAGGCACCGCTGTCCAAGCTTGCGCCTGCGCGGCGCAAAGCGCTGACGCTCGATTTCGCGCGCGCGGCGGCGCGGCGGTTGCAGCGGCTGTGCGATCCGGGCGCGATACCGCCCGGATTTTGA
- the nusB gene encoding transcription antitermination factor NusB: protein MTDDASSDAPQDAPKPRKLTQEEKRQMKSASRLYAVQALFQMEAAGQGADKVRREFENFRFGAVDEDGTEMAEGNLDLFRRLIDDAVTWQAKIDQATDRALVAKWPIDRIDPVLRALFRAAGAELITPATPPRVVITEFVDVARAFFPEGKEPKFVNAVLDHMARALQPEAF, encoded by the coding sequence ATGACCGACGACGCCTCCTCCGACGCGCCCCAAGACGCCCCGAAACCGCGCAAGCTCACCCAAGAGGAGAAGCGCCAGATGAAATCCGCCTCGCGTCTTTACGCGGTTCAGGCGCTGTTTCAGATGGAAGCGGCCGGGCAGGGCGCCGACAAGGTGCGCCGCGAGTTCGAGAATTTCCGCTTTGGCGCCGTGGATGAGGACGGCACCGAAATGGCCGAGGGCAATCTCGACCTGTTCCGCCGTCTGATCGACGATGCGGTGACCTGGCAGGCGAAGATCGACCAGGCGACCGACCGTGCGCTGGTGGCGAAATGGCCGATCGACCGGATCGACCCGGTGCTGCGCGCGTTGTTCCGCGCGGCCGGGGCCGAGCTGATCACCCCCGCGACGCCGCCGCGCGTCGTCATCACCGAGTTCGTCGACGTGGCCCGGGCCTTCTTCCCCGAAGGCAAGGAGCCGAAATTCGTCAACGCGGTGCTCGATCACATGGCGCGCGCGCTGCAGCCCGAGGCGTTCTGA
- a CDS encoding 6,7-dimethyl-8-ribityllumazine synthase — translation MAGISHYTLDLPKFDSAPRLLIVVAPYYKDIADNLIAGAKATAEEAGAYVDVIEVPGALEIPTAIAMAARMADYDGFVALGCVIRGETTHYETVCNDSSRGLTLMGLEGICIGNGILTVENYEQAAVRADPADQNKGGGAAAAALHLISLSRKWARRTKGIGFKPAESFRIAGDTDGSNNA, via the coding sequence ATGGCTGGAATCTCGCATTACACGCTCGACCTGCCGAAATTCGACAGCGCGCCGCGGCTGCTGATCGTGGTCGCACCCTATTACAAGGATATCGCGGACAACCTGATCGCGGGCGCGAAAGCCACGGCTGAAGAGGCGGGCGCCTATGTCGACGTGATCGAGGTGCCCGGTGCATTGGAAATCCCGACCGCAATCGCGATGGCCGCGCGCATGGCCGATTACGACGGGTTCGTCGCCCTTGGCTGCGTGATCCGCGGCGAGACCACTCATTACGAGACCGTCTGCAACGACAGCTCGCGCGGGCTGACGCTGATGGGGCTCGAAGGGATTTGCATCGGCAACGGCATTCTGACGGTCGAAAATTACGAGCAGGCGGCCGTGCGCGCCGACCCTGCCGATCAAAACAAAGGTGGCGGCGCTGCGGCTGCGGCCTTGCATCTCATCTCATTGTCGCGCAAATGGGCGCGCCGGACGAAGGGTATCGGGTTCAAGCCCGCCGAATCCTTCCGTATCGCCGGCGACACTGACGGATCGAACAACGCATGA